The Azospirillum brasilense genome has a window encoding:
- a CDS encoding STAS domain-containing protein — protein MEYAYTDIDGQEGIMLSGRFTYDDSRKFHDLLADWDIGARPEVRLDLRYMTFLDSAAIGMLFVLANRCRDAKGLVTVHNAQPYIVQTMRRVALDQYVEFR, from the coding sequence ATGGAGTACGCCTACACCGACATCGACGGTCAGGAAGGGATCATGCTGTCGGGGCGTTTCACCTACGACGACAGCCGCAAATTCCATGATCTGCTGGCGGACTGGGACATCGGCGCGCGGCCCGAGGTGAGGTTGGACCTGCGTTACATGACCTTCCTGGATTCCGCGGCGATCGGCATGCTGTTCGTGCTGGCCAACCGCTGCCGCGACGCAAAGGGGCTGGTGACGGTGCACAACGCGCAACCTTACATTGTGCAGACCATGCGCCGTGTTGCGCTCGACCAATATGTGGAGTTTCGCTGA
- a CDS encoding Rid family hydrolase has product MDLGGSGAEGAASGWWGGGARTVMAGSVTGAADAPERRWVFVSGTSGFDAERRTMAGDVEEQARQTLRNIRRTLRRSKADLSDVVRMRVYLADAADFSRVQPVLAEEFHDRPPIGTTMVCPLADPRMRIEIEVTARC; this is encoded by the coding sequence ATGGATCTTGGCGGGAGCGGAGCTGAAGGGGCGGCCAGCGGCTGGTGGGGGGGCGGCGCGCGTACCGTCATGGCCGGCAGTGTGACCGGAGCCGCGGACGCTCCGGAACGGCGATGGGTGTTCGTGTCCGGCACTTCCGGTTTCGATGCGGAGCGCCGGACTATGGCCGGCGATGTGGAGGAGCAGGCGCGCCAGACCCTGCGCAACATCCGCCGGACCCTGAGGCGGTCGAAGGCGGATTTGTCGGATGTGGTGCGGATGCGGGTCTATCTGGCCGATGCCGCTGATTTTTCTCGGGTTCAGCCGGTCCTGGCGGAGGAGTTCCACGACCGGCCGCCCATCGGCACGACCATGGTCTGCCCGTTGGCCGACCCGCGCATGAGGATCGAGATCGAGGTCACCGCCCGCTGCTGA
- a CDS encoding thiazole synthase, with product MNDTLTIAGREFRSRLFLGTAGYPNQQVMLDALTASGSELVTLAIRRISLDGYSESLVDVIGDRAGLLPNTAGCLTAKEAVLTAQLAREALGVDWVKLEVIGDRELLYPDVEELLRATEELVADGFTVLPYCNDDPVTCRKLADLGAAAVMPLGAFIGSGLGIRNPHAIETICARSPVPVVLDAGIGTASDAALAMELGCAAVLLNTAVSKARDPVRMAAAMRDAVAAGRAARLAGRMPKRAFAEASSPQLGLIGT from the coding sequence ATGAACGACACGCTCACCATAGCGGGCCGTGAGTTCCGCTCGCGCCTGTTCCTCGGCACCGCCGGCTACCCGAATCAGCAGGTGATGCTCGACGCGCTGACGGCCAGCGGCAGCGAACTGGTCACGCTCGCCATCCGGCGCATCAGCCTGGACGGCTATTCGGAAAGCCTCGTCGACGTCATCGGCGACCGCGCCGGGCTGCTGCCCAACACCGCCGGCTGCCTGACCGCCAAGGAGGCGGTGCTGACCGCGCAGCTCGCCCGCGAGGCGCTGGGCGTGGACTGGGTCAAGCTGGAGGTCATCGGCGACCGCGAACTGCTCTATCCCGACGTCGAGGAACTGCTGCGCGCGACCGAGGAGCTGGTGGCCGACGGCTTCACCGTTCTGCCCTATTGCAACGACGATCCGGTGACCTGCCGCAAGCTGGCCGACCTGGGCGCGGCGGCGGTGATGCCGCTGGGCGCCTTCATCGGTTCGGGGCTGGGCATCCGCAACCCCCACGCCATCGAGACGATCTGCGCGCGCAGCCCGGTGCCGGTGGTCCTGGACGCCGGAATCGGCACGGCGTCGGACGCCGCATTGGCGATGGAGCTGGGCTGCGCCGCCGTCCTGTTGAACACCGCGGTGTCGAAGGCGCGCGATCCGGTGCGCATGGCGGCGGCGATGCGCGACGCGGTGGCGGCGGGGCGGGCGGCCCGTCTGGCCGGGCGCATGCCGAAACGCGCCTTCGCGGAGGCGTCGAGCCCGCAGCTCGGCTTGATCGGAACGTAA
- a CDS encoding potassium channel family protein, with product MDQILPDRRSSKAAGPAHTSRPRARRSWLTGAVLTALMQGMIALSIRSVSGDLAFALLGSVGLVVGAFHYLFPGSQFFSLALANFIGVYACVFVFFLESNFHSIPSHIQAAAFAIPLIAFLGGAWWRADTIRSIVMSRRLRDGGHFDRIFLWMAPVWGIGALTFLLPGRDVSPEMLTAIFLLSMTAIGVVVALVARDIAIFLLDAGLLFEGFFQQAARLVLPAFAFLTFYSLCIIMFGAFYTILDRFMVEPNFIIDGVRRDLTFPEGLYFSLVTFATVGYGDIHPVTGAVRLICGIEIVMGVLLLLFGFSAIIGHAAPRDRRDRDGPL from the coding sequence ATGGACCAGATCCTCCCCGACCGCCGCTCCAGCAAGGCCGCCGGCCCCGCCCATACGTCCCGGCCGCGCGCCCGCCGGTCCTGGCTGACCGGCGCGGTGTTGACCGCGCTGATGCAGGGGATGATCGCCCTGTCCATCCGCTCGGTGTCGGGCGATCTCGCTTTCGCCTTGCTGGGGTCGGTCGGCCTCGTCGTCGGGGCCTTTCACTATCTGTTTCCGGGAAGCCAGTTCTTCAGCCTGGCGCTGGCGAACTTCATCGGCGTCTACGCCTGCGTCTTCGTCTTCTTTCTGGAAAGCAACTTCCACAGCATCCCGTCGCATATCCAGGCCGCCGCCTTCGCGATCCCGCTGATCGCCTTCCTGGGGGGCGCGTGGTGGCGGGCCGACACGATCCGCAGCATTGTGATGTCGCGGCGCCTGCGCGATGGCGGGCATTTCGACCGCATCTTCCTGTGGATGGCCCCGGTCTGGGGAATCGGCGCGTTGACCTTCCTGCTGCCGGGGCGGGACGTGTCGCCGGAGATGCTGACGGCGATCTTCCTGCTGTCGATGACCGCCATCGGAGTCGTCGTCGCCCTCGTCGCCCGCGACATCGCCATCTTCCTGCTCGACGCCGGGCTGCTGTTCGAAGGCTTCTTCCAGCAGGCGGCCCGGCTGGTGCTGCCGGCCTTCGCCTTCCTGACCTTCTATTCGCTGTGCATCATCATGTTCGGCGCCTTCTACACCATCCTCGACCGCTTCATGGTGGAGCCGAACTTCATCATCGACGGCGTGCGCCGCGACCTGACCTTTCCAGAGGGGCTGTACTTCTCGCTGGTCACCTTCGCCACGGTCGGCTACGGCGACATCCACCCGGTGACGGGGGCGGTGCGGCTGATCTGCGGGATCGAGATCGTGATGGGCGTCCTGCTCCTGCTGTTCGGCTTCAGCGCCATCATCGGCCACGCCGCCCCGCGGGACCGCCGCGACCGCGACGGTCCCCTCTGA
- a CDS encoding response regulator yields the protein MHILAVDDDEPVRELLESYLASEGYRVTTAPDTAAAKKALESDPVDLVVCDLRLPDGDGLGLVRQIRTESHIPVIILSSKDQDVDRIVGLELGADDYLTKPFNPRELLARIKAVLRRVSGEGRPPRSPDDLRAVVQFANWELDLTAQRLRSQEGREVELTKAEFGLLAAFVKRPQRVLTRDQLLDLTRADGAEVFDRSIDVLILRLRRKIEANPKEPRIIKTERGAGYVFDAKVKTV from the coding sequence ATGCACATTCTCGCGGTCGATGATGATGAGCCGGTGCGCGAACTTCTGGAGTCCTATCTGGCTTCGGAAGGCTATCGTGTGACCACCGCACCGGACACGGCCGCGGCGAAGAAGGCGTTGGAGAGCGACCCCGTCGATCTGGTGGTCTGCGACCTGCGGCTTCCCGACGGCGACGGGCTGGGGCTGGTCCGCCAGATCCGCACCGAATCGCATATTCCCGTCATCATCCTGTCGTCGAAGGACCAGGATGTGGACCGCATCGTCGGTCTGGAGCTGGGTGCCGACGATTATCTGACCAAGCCGTTCAACCCGCGCGAATTATTGGCCCGCATCAAGGCCGTGCTGCGCCGCGTCTCCGGCGAGGGGCGCCCGCCGCGCAGCCCCGACGACCTGCGCGCCGTGGTGCAGTTCGCCAATTGGGAGCTGGACCTGACCGCCCAGCGCCTGCGCAGCCAGGAGGGGCGCGAGGTGGAGCTGACCAAGGCGGAGTTCGGCCTGCTCGCCGCCTTCGTGAAGCGCCCGCAGCGCGTGCTGACCCGCGACCAGCTGCTGGACCTGACCCGCGCCGACGGGGCGGAGGTGTTCGACCGCTCCATCGACGTGCTGATCCTGCGCCTGCGCCGCAAGATCGAGGCGAATCCGAAGGAGCCGCGGATCATCAAGACCGAGCGCGGCGCCGGTTATGTCTTCGACGCCAAGGTGAAGACGGTCTGA
- the thiS gene encoding sulfur carrier protein ThiS, whose product MSARIRVNGREEDLAAPTVAALLAGRGIAAGTRGVAVALNGAVLPSRRWDETPLSAGDALEIIRPVQGG is encoded by the coding sequence ATGAGCGCCCGCATCCGCGTCAACGGGCGGGAAGAGGATCTCGCCGCCCCCACCGTCGCCGCCCTGCTGGCCGGGCGGGGCATCGCCGCGGGCACGCGCGGAGTCGCCGTCGCCCTGAACGGCGCCGTTCTGCCGTCCCGCCGCTGGGACGAGACACCCCTGTCCGCGGGCGACGCCCTGGAGATCATCCGTCCCGTGCAGGGCGGCTGA
- a CDS encoding PaaI family thioesterase has protein sequence MPKTFEPRDPDWEARCRASFALQPICKTLGIELTRLEPGFCEMRLPFRADLTQQHGFFHAGMVSTLADNAGGYAGYTLMPAGSEVLAVEFKVNLMAPAKGEVMIARARVLKPGRTLTVTSVEISMLDGGVEKDCAIMQQTLFCQAPA, from the coding sequence GTGCCCAAGACCTTCGAACCGCGCGATCCGGACTGGGAGGCGCGCTGCCGCGCCAGCTTCGCGCTTCAGCCGATCTGCAAGACGCTGGGGATCGAACTGACGCGGCTGGAGCCGGGATTCTGCGAGATGCGCCTGCCGTTCCGCGCCGACCTGACGCAGCAGCACGGCTTCTTCCACGCGGGCATGGTCAGCACGCTGGCCGACAACGCCGGGGGATACGCCGGCTACACGCTGATGCCGGCGGGCAGCGAGGTCCTGGCGGTGGAGTTCAAGGTCAATCTGATGGCGCCGGCCAAGGGCGAGGTGATGATCGCCCGCGCCCGCGTGTTGAAACCGGGCCGCACCCTGACCGTCACCAGTGTCGAGATCTCGATGCTCGACGGCGGGGTGGAGAAGGACTGCGCCATCATGCAGCAGACCCTGTTCTGCCAAGCCCCCGCCTGA
- the lipB gene encoding lipoyl(octanoyl) transferase LipB, translated as MTDLTAPVPPFADARDDAVPAAAPARAVEWRISDTPVPYPDALAEMEARVEAIRAGTAPELVWLLEHPPLYTAGTSAREEDLLEPGRFPVYQAGRGGQFTYHGPGQRVAYVMLDLKTRGADIRAFVQDLEEWLIRTLAAFNIRGERREGRVGIWVDKQPYGGAPGQEDKIAAIGVRVRRWVSFHGVALNVEPDLSHFAGIVPCGISEHGVTSIVALGHLVAMEDVDAALIASFGDVFGGGSEGE; from the coding sequence ATGACCGACCTCACCGCCCCCGTTCCGCCGTTTGCCGATGCCCGTGACGATGCCGTTCCCGCCGCCGCCCCGGCGCGGGCGGTGGAGTGGCGCATCAGCGACACGCCCGTCCCCTACCCCGACGCGCTGGCCGAGATGGAGGCGCGCGTCGAAGCCATCCGCGCCGGCACCGCGCCGGAGTTGGTCTGGCTGCTCGAACATCCGCCCCTCTACACCGCCGGAACCAGCGCGCGGGAGGAGGACCTGCTGGAGCCGGGCCGCTTTCCCGTCTATCAGGCCGGGCGCGGCGGGCAGTTCACCTATCACGGGCCGGGGCAGCGTGTGGCCTATGTTATGCTCGACCTGAAGACGCGCGGTGCCGACATCCGCGCCTTCGTCCAGGATCTGGAGGAATGGCTGATCCGCACGCTGGCCGCCTTCAACATCCGCGGCGAACGGCGGGAGGGCCGCGTCGGCATCTGGGTGGACAAGCAGCCCTACGGCGGCGCCCCCGGCCAGGAAGACAAGATCGCCGCGATCGGCGTGCGCGTGCGCCGCTGGGTCAGTTTCCACGGCGTCGCCCTGAACGTGGAGCCGGACCTGTCGCACTTCGCCGGCATCGTCCCCTGCGGCATCAGCGAGCATGGGGTGACCTCCATCGTGGCGCTCGGCCATCTCGTCGCCATGGAGGATGTGGACGCCGCCCTGATCGCCAGCTTCGGGGACGTCTTCGGCGGCGGGTCGGAAGGGGAATGA
- the mgtE gene encoding magnesium transporter has protein sequence MHTDRQEPDRIQDDEPHPAERPAPPREDGEEERAYGVEPEFVEEIVERLHAGRRDDLRAEVDKLHPADIADLIEQLGHDDREALVGVLRPDFDGEVLSYLNPDLREEIVELFEPKELAAAVAELDTDDAVDVIEGLDEDTRREVLENLPAADRALVQENLTYDEDTAGRLMQRDLVAVPQFWTVGKTIDYVRAATDELPEDFYDIFVVDPMHRVVGAVPLSRLLRQKRSVRIADLVTEEVDTIPATMDQEEVANLFRQYALVSAPVVDAGGRLIGVITVDDVVHIIDEEAEDDIGKLGGVGDTSIYRSVLETSRSRISWLGLNLFTAFAAAGVISLFEATIEQIVALAVLMPITASMGGNAGTQTLTVAVRALATRELSSSNAPRVVGKEVLVGLLNGAVFATLVGAIAATWFEPMIGLVIGCAMVINLFVAGLCGVLIPIGLDRLGVDPAVASSVFLTTMTDVIGFLSFLGLASLLLL, from the coding sequence ATGCACACCGACCGCCAGGAACCGGATCGTATCCAGGACGATGAGCCGCACCCGGCCGAACGCCCCGCCCCGCCCCGCGAGGACGGCGAGGAGGAGCGCGCCTATGGCGTCGAGCCGGAATTCGTGGAGGAGATCGTCGAACGGCTGCACGCCGGACGGCGCGACGATCTGCGCGCGGAGGTGGACAAGCTTCACCCCGCCGACATCGCCGACCTGATCGAGCAACTCGGCCACGACGACCGGGAGGCTCTGGTCGGCGTCCTGCGCCCCGACTTCGACGGCGAGGTGCTGAGCTACCTCAACCCCGATCTCCGCGAGGAGATCGTCGAGCTGTTCGAGCCCAAGGAACTGGCCGCCGCCGTCGCGGAGCTGGACACCGACGACGCCGTCGACGTTATCGAGGGCCTGGATGAGGACACACGGCGGGAGGTGCTGGAGAATCTGCCGGCCGCCGACCGCGCGCTGGTCCAGGAGAACCTGACCTACGACGAAGACACCGCCGGCCGCCTGATGCAGCGCGATCTGGTGGCGGTGCCGCAATTCTGGACGGTGGGCAAGACCATCGACTACGTCCGCGCCGCCACCGACGAGCTGCCGGAGGACTTCTACGACATTTTCGTCGTCGATCCGATGCACCGGGTGGTCGGGGCGGTGCCGCTATCGCGCCTGCTGCGCCAGAAGCGGTCGGTCCGCATCGCCGATCTGGTGACGGAGGAGGTCGACACCATCCCCGCCACCATGGACCAGGAAGAGGTGGCGAACCTGTTCCGCCAGTACGCCCTGGTCTCCGCCCCCGTGGTGGACGCCGGCGGGCGGTTGATCGGCGTCATCACCGTCGACGACGTTGTGCACATCATCGACGAGGAGGCCGAGGACGACATCGGCAAGCTGGGCGGCGTCGGCGACACCTCCATCTACCGCTCGGTTCTGGAAACCTCGCGCTCGCGCATTTCGTGGCTGGGTCTGAACCTGTTCACCGCCTTCGCGGCGGCGGGCGTCATCTCGCTGTTCGAGGCGACCATTGAGCAGATCGTGGCGCTGGCCGTGCTGATGCCGATCACCGCCTCGATGGGCGGCAACGCCGGGACCCAGACGCTGACCGTGGCGGTGCGCGCCCTGGCGACGCGCGAGCTGTCGTCCTCCAACGCCCCCCGCGTGGTGGGCAAGGAGGTTCTGGTCGGGCTGCTCAACGGCGCCGTCTTCGCCACGCTGGTGGGGGCCATCGCCGCGACCTGGTTCGAGCCGATGATCGGCCTGGTCATCGGCTGCGCCATGGTCATCAACCTGTTCGTCGCCGGGCTGTGCGGGGTGCTGATTCCCATCGGACTCGACCGGCTGGGCGTCGATCCGGCGGTGGCGAGTTCGGTCTTCCTGACCACCATGACCGACGTCATCGGATTCCTGTCCTTCCTGGGGCTGGCGTCGCTTTTGTTGTTGTGA
- a CDS encoding aldehyde dehydrogenase family protein gives MKTCQSFYIGGAWIEPAAGATVMEVLNPATEQVSGTVALGGPEDAQRAVAAAHAAFDGFSRTPLNERLELLAAVCALFEKRMDEVADAITEEMGAPLAALSKPAQAFMGLAHFKTALEAAREYPFERTRGTTRILREPVGVCAMITPWNWPINQIACKVAPALATGCTMVLKPSEFAPYSAWIFAEILHEAGVPAGVFNMFYGDGAVVGPVLASHPLVDMVSLTGSTRAGASVSHNAADSIKRVSLELGGKSANIICESADLTKAVTHGVRSMMSNTGQSCNAPSRMYVPASRLDEAEKIAAQVCARLVVGDPRGDRTGVGPIANQRQYERVQRLIQAGIEEGASLLCGGPGRPEGLERGFYAKPTVFSRATDTMTIMREEIFGPVLTIRPYEDIEEAIHSANDSLYGLSGYVYAGTVDEARAVAKRLRTGMVHLNGASIDLAAPFGGYKQSGIGREWGEVGFEEFLETKSVYGSEPAA, from the coding sequence ATGAAGACCTGCCAATCCTTCTACATCGGCGGCGCCTGGATCGAACCCGCTGCGGGCGCCACCGTGATGGAGGTGTTGAACCCGGCGACGGAGCAGGTGTCGGGCACCGTGGCGCTCGGCGGGCCGGAGGACGCGCAGCGCGCGGTGGCCGCGGCCCATGCCGCCTTCGACGGCTTTTCCCGCACCCCCCTGAACGAGCGGCTGGAACTGCTGGCCGCCGTCTGCGCGCTCTTCGAAAAGCGCATGGACGAGGTGGCCGACGCCATCACCGAGGAGATGGGCGCGCCCCTGGCGGCGCTGTCCAAGCCGGCGCAGGCCTTCATGGGGCTGGCCCATTTCAAGACGGCCCTGGAGGCGGCCCGCGAGTACCCGTTCGAGCGGACCCGCGGCACCACCCGCATCCTGCGCGAGCCGGTCGGCGTCTGCGCCATGATCACGCCATGGAACTGGCCGATCAACCAGATCGCCTGCAAGGTCGCCCCGGCGCTGGCCACCGGTTGCACGATGGTGCTGAAGCCCAGCGAGTTCGCCCCCTATTCGGCCTGGATCTTCGCCGAGATCCTGCACGAGGCCGGCGTGCCGGCGGGCGTTTTCAACATGTTCTACGGGGACGGCGCGGTGGTCGGCCCGGTGCTGGCCTCGCACCCGCTGGTCGACATGGTGTCGCTGACCGGCTCCACCCGCGCCGGGGCGTCGGTGTCCCACAACGCCGCCGACAGCATCAAGCGCGTGTCGCTGGAACTGGGCGGCAAGTCCGCCAACATCATCTGCGAGAGCGCCGACCTGACCAAGGCGGTGACCCACGGCGTGCGGTCGATGATGTCCAACACCGGGCAGAGCTGCAACGCGCCGTCGCGCATGTATGTCCCGGCCTCCCGCCTGGACGAGGCGGAGAAGATCGCCGCCCAGGTCTGCGCCCGTCTGGTGGTCGGCGACCCGCGCGGCGACCGCACCGGCGTCGGCCCGATCGCCAACCAACGCCAGTACGAGCGGGTGCAGCGCCTGATCCAGGCCGGCATCGAGGAGGGGGCGTCCCTGCTGTGCGGCGGTCCGGGCCGTCCGGAGGGGCTGGAGCGCGGCTTCTACGCCAAGCCCACCGTCTTCAGCCGCGCCACCGACACCATGACAATCATGCGCGAGGAGATCTTCGGCCCGGTCCTCACCATCCGCCCCTACGAGGATATCGAGGAGGCGATCCACAGCGCCAACGACTCGCTCTACGGCCTGTCCGGCTACGTCTACGCCGGCACGGTGGACGAGGCGCGGGCGGTGGCGAAGCGTCTGCGCACCGGCATGGTGCATCTGAACGGCGCCTCCATCGACCTTGCCGCCCCCTTCGGCGGCTACAAGCAGTCCGGTATCGGGCGCGAGTGGGGCGAGGTCGGTTTCGAGGAGTTCCTGGAGACCAAGTCCGTTTACGGCAGCGAACCGGCGGCGTAG
- a CDS encoding 2-hydroxychromene-2-carboxylate isomerase, translated as MADPIDFYFDFASPYGYFASRRIEELAAAHGRTVTWRPILLGAIFKVTGMKPNLQQPLRGEYLVHDVGRIARLTNAPFTYPDSAPANSVAASRAFYWLTDEHPEQAKLLARTLYHAHWGEGRDIGPAETVVEIAGTLGHDRAAVAAALQDQTVKDRLRAENDAAVDRGVFGSPFVIVDDEPFWGWDRLDMVERWLSTGGW; from the coding sequence ATGGCCGACCCCATCGATTTCTATTTCGACTTCGCATCGCCCTACGGCTATTTCGCCAGCCGCCGCATCGAGGAGCTGGCTGCGGCGCATGGCCGCACTGTCACCTGGCGCCCGATCCTGCTCGGCGCCATCTTCAAGGTGACGGGGATGAAACCGAACCTTCAGCAGCCGTTGCGCGGCGAGTATCTGGTCCATGACGTGGGCCGGATCGCCCGGCTGACCAACGCGCCCTTCACCTACCCCGACTCGGCCCCCGCCAACAGCGTCGCCGCGTCGCGTGCCTTCTACTGGCTGACCGACGAGCACCCCGAGCAGGCGAAGCTGCTGGCCCGCACCCTCTACCACGCCCATTGGGGGGAGGGGCGCGACATCGGCCCCGCCGAAACGGTGGTGGAGATCGCCGGCACGCTCGGCCACGACCGGGCGGCGGTGGCCGCGGCCCTTCAGGACCAGACCGTCAAGGACCGCCTGCGCGCCGAGAACGACGCGGCGGTGGACCGCGGTGTCTTCGGCTCCCCCTTCGTCATCGTCGACGACGAGCCCTTCTGGGGCTGGGATCGGCTGGACATGGTGGAGCGCTGGCTGAGCACGGGCGGCTGGTGA
- a CDS encoding NnrU family protein — MTGTIAHLSAAGLFLLLTHFGISSTPLRAALVGRLGEKPYLGLYSLVSALAFWWLVAAYKAAPHVPVWPPAGGLAWVPVLLVPVALFLLVAGLSTPNPTSVGQEKLLTGDREPVRGILRVTRNPFLWGVGLWAVAHMVPNGDLASLILFGTLALLALGGSVLIDAKLARRLGAAWDRYAANTSNLPFAAILAGRQSLVWREIGWWRPALALLLYGGLLHLHRMLFGVSPLPW, encoded by the coding sequence ATGACCGGGACCATCGCCCATCTGTCCGCCGCGGGGCTGTTCCTGCTGCTGACGCATTTCGGCATTTCCAGCACACCGCTGCGCGCGGCGCTGGTCGGACGGCTGGGCGAGAAGCCCTATCTCGGCCTCTATTCGCTGGTCTCGGCGCTGGCCTTCTGGTGGCTGGTGGCGGCCTACAAGGCGGCACCCCATGTGCCGGTGTGGCCGCCCGCCGGCGGGCTGGCCTGGGTGCCGGTCCTGCTGGTGCCGGTCGCGCTGTTCCTTCTCGTCGCCGGCCTCTCCACCCCGAACCCGACTTCGGTCGGGCAGGAGAAGCTGCTGACCGGCGACCGGGAGCCGGTCCGCGGCATCCTGCGGGTGACGCGCAACCCGTTCCTGTGGGGCGTCGGGTTGTGGGCGGTCGCCCATATGGTGCCGAACGGGGACCTCGCCTCGCTGATCCTGTTCGGCACGCTCGCCTTGCTGGCGCTGGGCGGCAGCGTTTTGATCGACGCGAAGCTGGCGCGGCGGCTGGGGGCGGCGTGGGACCGCTACGCCGCCAACACCTCCAACCTGCCCTTCGCGGCGATCCTGGCCGGGCGCCAGAGCCTCGTCTGGCGAGAGATCGGCTGGTGGCGCCCGGCGCTGGCTCTGCTGCTTTACGGCGGGCTGCTGCACCTGCACCGGATGCTGTTCGGCGTGTCGCCGCTGCCCTGGTGA
- the thiO gene encoding glycine oxidase ThiO, with protein sequence MVSAPSFHSDSAKPTVAVIGAGVIGLSIAWRLAAAGCRVEVFDRGAAGRGASHAAGGMLAACVETEPGEESLLPLTRASQDLWPAFAAALEAASGMAVDLRTEGTMVIALNADDAAKVRFLHDFQTKLGLPVEWLSGAEVRRREPYLQPGVAGALFCAGDHQVDNRKVAAALHTAALRAGAAVHEYAEVGRIEIRGGRAVGVQVGDRLFEADRVVLAAGAWSGWIDGLSPAVRPPVRPVKGQMLCLRMDARLPLLRHVVWTPGTYLIPRLDGRLLVGATTEERGFDDRLTAGGQFALLEGAWRALPGIAELPIEEAWAGFRPGTRDDAPILGLSEVEGLVYATGHHRNGILLTPVTADSVARLVLTGESDPVIRPFALDRFAQPKGAAA encoded by the coding sequence ATGGTATCCGCGCCCTCATTTCATTCCGATTCCGCAAAACCCACCGTCGCCGTGATCGGCGCCGGGGTGATCGGCCTGTCCATCGCCTGGAGGCTGGCCGCCGCCGGCTGCCGGGTCGAGGTTTTCGACCGTGGCGCCGCCGGCCGGGGCGCCAGCCACGCCGCGGGCGGCATGCTCGCCGCCTGCGTGGAAACCGAGCCCGGCGAAGAGAGTCTCCTGCCGCTGACCCGCGCTTCCCAGGACCTGTGGCCCGCCTTCGCGGCGGCGCTGGAGGCCGCGTCCGGCATGGCGGTTGACCTGCGCACCGAAGGCACGATGGTCATCGCGCTGAACGCCGACGATGCGGCCAAGGTGCGCTTTCTGCACGACTTTCAAACCAAGCTCGGCTTGCCCGTTGAATGGCTGAGCGGGGCGGAGGTGCGGCGGCGCGAGCCCTATCTCCAGCCCGGCGTCGCCGGCGCGCTGTTCTGCGCCGGCGACCATCAGGTGGACAACCGCAAGGTCGCCGCCGCCCTGCACACCGCCGCCCTGCGGGCCGGCGCTGCGGTGCACGAGTATGCCGAGGTCGGCCGCATCGAGATCCGCGGCGGTCGGGCTGTCGGCGTCCAGGTCGGCGACCGGCTTTTCGAGGCCGACCGGGTGGTTCTGGCCGCCGGGGCGTGGTCGGGCTGGATCGACGGGCTGTCCCCGGCGGTGCGGCCGCCGGTGCGCCCGGTGAAGGGGCAGATGCTCTGCCTGCGCATGGACGCCCGCCTGCCGCTGCTGCGCCATGTGGTGTGGACTCCCGGCACCTACCTGATCCCGCGGCTGGATGGGCGGCTGCTGGTCGGCGCCACCACGGAGGAGCGCGGGTTCGACGACCGGCTGACCGCCGGGGGCCAGTTCGCCCTGCTGGAGGGGGCGTGGCGCGCCCTGCCGGGCATCGCCGAGCTGCCCATCGAGGAGGCGTGGGCCGGTTTCCGCCCCGGCACCCGCGACGACGCCCCGATCCTCGGCCTCTCGGAGGTGGAGGGGCTGGTCTACGCCACCGGGCACCACCGCAACGGCATCCTGCTGACCCCGGTCACCGCGGATTCGGTGGCGCGGCTGGTCCTGACCGGGGAAAGCGATCCGGTGATCCGCCCCTTCGCGCTCGACCGCTTCGCCCAGCCGAAGGGAGCCGCGGCATGA